The following proteins come from a genomic window of Montipora foliosa isolate CH-2021 chromosome 2, ASM3666993v2, whole genome shotgun sequence:
- the LOC137989049 gene encoding leucine-rich repeat-containing protein 40-like, whose protein sequence is MSHSAQKEVDRLLASAISSKWRILNLSHRDLTVLPDSLKKLAEVKILLLNDNRIIMPPMELVTLKSLQVLALDHNQLTLIPSGFRQLTNLRILCLSHNNLGFLPSEIGELTFLQELWIVNIQLISLPPEICNLVHLEKLGAGCNNITSLPEDFASLKSLKWLSFTKNQLSSLPDNFHCLVNLTHLNLSENQFVQFPHNLNGLIKLEFLSLRSNLIHSLNSGATNNLPNLSRVDLRENKISLLPRNLERMHIFVIGERQVCKDVKEQSFQKLTEVRKIRKQQKAVIEELYT, encoded by the coding sequence ATGTCCCACTCTGCTCAAAAAGAAGTGGATAGGTTACTGGCAAGTGCTATAAGTTCAAAGTGGCGGATTCTGAATCTTAGCCATCGCGACCTCACCGTTCTTCCTGATTCATTGAAGAAGCTTGCTGAAGTGAAGATTCTGTTATTGAATGACAACCGGATAATCATGCCGCCGATGGAGCTTGTTACATTGAAAAGTCTTCAAGTTTTGGCCCTTGATCACAATCAGTTAACCTTAATTCCCTCGGGATTTCGGCAGCTTACAAACTTGAGGATTTTGTGTTTAAGTCACAATAATTTGGGATTTTTACCCTCAGAAATCGGAGAGCTGACATTCCTGCAAGAACTATGGATTGTTAACATACAGCTCATTTCATTACCACCGGAAATTTGTAATCTTGTTCACTTGGAAAAACTTGGTGCTGGATGCAACAATATCACGTCATTGCCGGAAGACTTTGCAAGTTTAAAATCTCTGAAGTGGCTCAGCTTTACCAAAAACCAACTATCTTCTTTACCAGACAATTTTCATTGTCTTGTGAACCTGACGCATTTGAATCTTTCAGAGAATCAATTTGTCCAGTTTCCTCATAACCTGAATGGTTTAATCAAGCTGGAATTTTTAAGCTTGCGTTCTAACTTGATTCACTCTTTGAACAGCGGTGCTACAAACAATTTGCCTAATTTGAGCCGTGTTGACTTAAGAGAGAACAAAATTTCCCTGCTTCCAAGAAATTTGGAGCGCATGCACATCTTTGTCATTGGAGAAAGACAAGTTTGCAAGGATGTAAAGGAGCagagttttcaaaaattaacTGAAGTGAGGAAAATCAGAAAGCAACAAAAAGCTGTCATTGAAGAGCTGTATACATAA